In Candidatus Leptovillus gracilis, one DNA window encodes the following:
- a CDS encoding response regulator transcription factor, with protein sequence MEVKPITVLVVDDHALIHEAIRSRLDDHDDIKIVAEGMAGEQVLPLVARHRPDIVLLDLRMPQHAGDRDSGTFPFLDTIARLSQAYPETRAIILSQYAIPGEVQEIMRRGARGYVLKGDILSLRLAEAIKTVHAGHNFFSKAVQQILFESPRSDRVAMLTARQQEIWLLKMRNLDKPNAELAALLHISESAFKGHLTNVYRTLEVKNTAEAVAYYTRMQQFPPV encoded by the coding sequence ATGGAAGTTAAGCCGATTACCGTCCTGGTCGTTGATGATCATGCTTTAATCCACGAAGCTATTCGCAGTCGCCTGGACGACCATGACGACATCAAGATCGTCGCTGAGGGCATGGCCGGCGAGCAGGTGCTGCCGCTGGTGGCCCGGCACCGCCCGGATATTGTGCTGCTAGATTTGCGTATGCCGCAGCACGCCGGGGACAGAGACAGCGGCACGTTTCCCTTCCTGGATACCATAGCCAGGTTAAGCCAGGCGTATCCAGAGACGCGCGCCATTATCCTGTCCCAATATGCCATCCCCGGAGAAGTCCAGGAAATTATGCGACGCGGCGCCAGGGGGTATGTGCTGAAGGGAGATATTTTATCTTTACGGTTGGCGGAAGCGATAAAAACCGTCCATGCCGGGCATAACTTCTTCTCCAAGGCGGTGCAGCAAATCCTGTTTGAGTCGCCCCGGTCTGACCGCGTAGCCATGTTGACGGCGCGACAGCAGGAAATATGGCTCCTCAAAATGCGAAACCTGGATAAGCCGAATGCCGAACTGGCGGCGCTGCTGCACATTTCCGAGAGCGCTTTTAAAGGGCACCTGACGAATGTGTACAGGACGCTGGAGGTCAAAAACACCGCTGAAGCGGTGGCTTATTACACCCGGATGCAGCAGTTTCCTCCCGTGTAG